A section of the Desulfuribacillus stibiiarsenatis genome encodes:
- a CDS encoding D-alanyl-D-alanine carboxypeptidase family protein, whose translation MRNFKSKLTKNKIILKTIVILCMLAFLIQPVNVMAVALSAQTAVLVDVESGRVLYSKNENQKMLIASLTKIMTAIVAIENAKLESQVKVSKTAFGVEGSSIYLKLNEKMKLHDMLYGLMLRSGNDAATAVAEHVSSSMDKFAEVMNGKAKEIGMNGTNFSNSHGLDWGEGNYSTASDMGKLLAYSLRNPVFKDIVSTKVKKVPWEGESYDRVFYNKNKMLSLYPGGDGVKTGYTKKAGRCLASSASKDGWQLATIVLNAPDWWRDSARLLDYGFQNYQRHLLIETGKPVKDVPVLLGKAARINLIVEKEMHYPIKEDEKDKFSYVWNIPDTVKAPVKKGQTIGNVVVLFEEQEIANVALYSNTSVDKLSFFERIRGYFQ comes from the coding sequence ATGCGTAATTTCAAGTCGAAATTGACAAAAAACAAGATCATTCTAAAAACAATTGTAATTTTATGTATGCTAGCGTTTTTAATACAGCCGGTAAATGTTATGGCTGTCGCCCTGAGCGCTCAAACAGCAGTGTTGGTAGATGTTGAGAGTGGAAGGGTACTATATAGTAAAAACGAGAATCAAAAAATGTTAATCGCATCTTTAACGAAGATTATGACTGCCATTGTAGCTATAGAGAATGCAAAGCTAGAGAGTCAAGTAAAAGTGAGCAAAACTGCATTTGGTGTAGAAGGATCATCGATTTATCTAAAGCTCAATGAAAAAATGAAATTACATGATATGCTATACGGCCTTATGCTACGATCGGGAAATGATGCGGCCACGGCGGTAGCAGAGCATGTTAGTAGTAGTATGGATAAGTTCGCCGAAGTAATGAATGGAAAAGCTAAAGAGATAGGAATGAACGGTACAAATTTTTCTAATTCCCATGGCTTAGACTGGGGAGAAGGGAATTATTCAACGGCAAGTGATATGGGGAAATTGCTGGCATACTCTTTAAGAAATCCAGTGTTTAAGGATATTGTCAGTACCAAAGTAAAAAAGGTTCCATGGGAAGGCGAATCCTATGACCGTGTATTTTATAACAAGAATAAAATGCTTTCTCTCTATCCGGGGGGAGACGGGGTTAAAACGGGATACACCAAGAAAGCTGGGCGCTGTCTAGCTTCATCAGCTTCAAAAGACGGCTGGCAGCTCGCGACGATTGTACTAAATGCACCTGACTGGTGGAGAGACTCTGCAAGATTACTAGACTATGGTTTCCAAAACTATCAGAGACATTTACTTATAGAAACAGGCAAACCTGTAAAAGATGTCCCTGTGTTATTAGGGAAAGCTGCAAGAATTAATTTAATCGTAGAAAAAGAAATGCACTATCCAATTAAAGAAGATGAGAAAGATAAATTCTCTTATGTGTGGAATATTCCAGATACCGTAAAAGCACCTGTGAAGAAAGGGCAGACTATCGGAAATGTGGTAGTGCTCTTTGAGGAGCAAGAAATCGCGAATGTGGCATTATATAGTAACACCTCTGTTGATAAACTAAGCTTCTTTGAGAGAATTCGGGGATACTTTCAATGA
- a CDS encoding nucleoside recognition domain-containing protein: MINGIWLFFLVVGVGFAGVTGNIDKVTNSVLQGAELGVGVSIGLISILVFWLGIVNIAEKAGLIEKLSIILGPIARFLFPEIPRNHPAMGYILSNMSANMLGIGNAATPLGIKAMEELQKINPNKETASRAMCTLLALNTSSITLIPTTIIGLRLKFGSVNPAEIIITTIIATMISTTVAIMADKYYRNKERHIA, translated from the coding sequence ATGATTAATGGAATTTGGTTATTCTTTTTAGTTGTTGGGGTAGGGTTTGCTGGGGTAACTGGAAACATCGATAAAGTCACCAATTCAGTATTGCAAGGTGCAGAGTTAGGGGTTGGCGTTAGTATAGGACTTATAAGTATTCTTGTGTTTTGGCTGGGAATCGTTAATATTGCAGAAAAAGCTGGATTGATAGAAAAACTATCAATTATCCTTGGGCCAATCGCAAGATTTTTGTTTCCAGAGATTCCTAGAAATCATCCGGCCATGGGATATATATTATCGAATATGAGCGCAAATATGCTTGGTATTGGTAATGCAGCCACACCATTAGGTATTAAAGCTATGGAAGAACTGCAAAAGATTAATCCTAATAAAGAAACAGCGAGTAGAGCCATGTGTACCTTACTTGCATTAAATACATCAAGTATAACGCTAATTCCGACTACTATTATTGGTTTGCGATTAAAGTTTGGTTCTGTGAACCCAGCTGAAATCATTATTACTACAATCATTGCTACTATGATTTCTACAACGGTAGCAATTATGGCGGATAAATATTATAGAAATAAAGAGAGACATATAGCATAA
- a CDS encoding spore maturation protein — protein MYDSVAKISSWAIPIIVVGIPLYAYAIKKIPVYEIFIDGAKNGFTTAISILPHLVGMMVAITVFRESGALDFFLLLLEPVLKPIMIPKEAIPLGLIRPISGSAALGITTDIMNTFGPDSMIGRIASTVQGSTDTTLYVLTVYFGSVGVKKIRYALKVGLLADVAGFIAAVYICLLFFGS, from the coding sequence GTGTATGATTCCGTTGCTAAGATATCGTCCTGGGCAATACCAATCATTGTAGTTGGGATTCCACTGTATGCCTATGCGATAAAGAAAATACCCGTGTATGAGATTTTTATTGACGGTGCCAAAAATGGTTTTACTACTGCAATTTCAATATTGCCGCACCTAGTAGGAATGATGGTTGCAATCACAGTGTTCCGTGAATCTGGCGCTTTAGATTTTTTTCTGTTGCTTTTAGAACCAGTACTAAAGCCTATTATGATTCCTAAAGAAGCGATCCCATTAGGATTAATTCGTCCAATATCGGGAAGTGCAGCATTGGGGATTACTACAGATATTATGAATACCTTTGGACCAGATTCTATGATTGGTCGTATCGCATCTACAGTGCAAGGCAGTACAGATACTACCTTATACGTGCTTACGGTGTATTTTGGTAGTGTCGGTGTCAAGAAAATTCGTTATGCTTTGAAAGTAGGATTATTAGCAGATGTTGCAGGATTTATTGCAGCCGTATACATTTGTTTATTGTTTTTCGGTAGCTAG
- a CDS encoding pseudouridine synthase, producing the protein MERLQKYMAACGVASRRKCEELIESGQVTVNGQTITELGFRVDPIMDLIHVNGQPLHKENKKYIMLHKPRGYVTTVTDPQNRKTVIDLLDNIEERLFPVGRLDYDTSGLLLLTNDGDLAYKLTHPSFELEKEYVAKVLGKPHENALNALRKGVMLEDGITAPAKVELLECDANFSKIKIIIHEGRNRQVRRMFDYIKHPVRRLMREKVGFLTLEGLDIGNYRDLTSEEVTRLFNELAKERE; encoded by the coding sequence ATGGAACGATTACAGAAATATATGGCAGCTTGTGGTGTGGCTTCACGTCGTAAGTGTGAAGAGTTAATTGAATCAGGACAAGTTACAGTCAATGGACAAACGATTACCGAATTAGGCTTTCGTGTGGACCCTATCATGGATCTCATTCATGTGAATGGACAACCCTTACATAAAGAAAACAAAAAATATATCATGCTTCATAAACCACGGGGATATGTAACAACTGTTACAGACCCGCAGAATCGTAAAACAGTGATTGATTTACTTGATAATATTGAAGAAAGATTATTCCCTGTTGGCAGACTAGATTATGACACTAGTGGACTATTATTATTAACGAACGATGGGGACCTAGCATATAAGCTGACGCACCCAAGTTTTGAGTTAGAAAAAGAGTACGTTGCAAAGGTCCTAGGAAAGCCGCATGAAAATGCTTTAAATGCTCTTCGCAAAGGTGTTATGCTTGAGGATGGAATAACAGCTCCCGCAAAGGTTGAACTTCTCGAATGTGATGCGAATTTTTCTAAGATTAAAATAATCATCCACGAAGGTCGAAATCGTCAAGTGAGAAGAATGTTTGACTATATTAAACATCCAGTCAGAAGGTTAATGAGAGAAAAGGTTGGATTTCTCACACTCGAAGGATTGGACATTGGGAATTATCGTGACTTAACTTCGGAGGAAGTAACTCGCTTATTTAATGAATTAGCTAAGGAAAGAGAGTGA
- a CDS encoding response regulator transcription factor: MDANKILIVDDEDRIRKLLRMYLEREGYEIDEAEDGTTGYDKIIGNEYDLILLDIMLPGMDGWEICQKVRKHKSVPIIMLTAKGEEENRIQGFEIGADDYVVKPFSPREVIMRVKALLKRSSATAYLAGDTQSSNVLIFSNIIIDHDAHLVQIDNQEVSLTPKEYDLLYYLAKKPEKVFSREELLKEVWNYDFFGDLRTVDTHVKRLREKIGNISPEAEQRIATVWGVGYKFKAGKI, encoded by the coding sequence ATGGATGCAAATAAAATATTAATAGTCGATGACGAAGATCGTATTCGTAAATTACTAAGGATGTACCTTGAAAGAGAAGGTTATGAAATAGACGAAGCGGAAGATGGTACTACTGGTTATGACAAGATTATAGGAAATGAATATGATTTGATTTTGTTAGATATTATGCTACCTGGTATGGATGGATGGGAGATTTGCCAAAAAGTCAGGAAGCATAAGTCTGTTCCGATTATTATGTTAACAGCAAAAGGCGAAGAAGAGAATCGTATTCAAGGCTTTGAAATTGGGGCAGATGATTACGTGGTTAAGCCCTTCAGCCCAAGGGAAGTAATCATGCGTGTCAAGGCTTTGTTGAAAAGGTCATCTGCGACAGCCTACCTTGCAGGTGACACACAGTCGTCCAATGTACTCATTTTTTCTAATATTATTATTGATCACGATGCTCACCTTGTGCAAATCGATAATCAAGAAGTTAGTTTAACCCCTAAAGAGTACGATTTACTATATTATCTTGCGAAAAAACCGGAGAAGGTATTTAGTCGTGAAGAGCTTTTAAAAGAAGTATGGAATTACGATTTTTTTGGTGACCTTAGAACGGTAGACACCCATGTAAAACGCCTTCGCGAAAAAATAGGAAATATTTCACCAGAAGCTGAGCAACGGATTGCAACAGTATGGGGAGTAGGTTATAAATTTAAAGCAGGGAAAATATAA
- a CDS encoding ATP-binding protein: MFTIVFLGVFVGKYFDELYYSFETRSLVSKANHISEVIVFRQDKKLASEITWEIAREAKASVFIETQWEFIGSVDTGVNLEEIPEEVKLSPTDIERIYQGQVVVRRGFLQDQQSEILAVGVPLVNQRREIFGAVTLYKPTQQISEIINQAEMLIVYTATIALLLSIVLAIYLSKRISDPLLQMNDVARNMAEGKFNRQIHVKTDDEIGTLGHSMNVLALELDSSIQALNKEKEQLNSILSSMSDSVMTISKDKKIIISNPPATKLLKQWVMNYRTGQQYYIDRLPKELADMIVEAFNKEEELNHDVNILGRTYAVAVDPLYQNSKQINGIVAVLRDVTEEKRMDKLRKDFVANVSHELRTPLAMLQGYSEALLDDIAEDPKTRKELAEVINDEALRMKRLVNDLLDLAKLEARQIELDKTTIEMREVLDSLLKKYTRLHPNKEFAFQTSGHDIYCYVDIARIEQVLINLIDNAVRHTGDHGKITVELFQNDMVTITVQDNGFGIPEEDLPFIFERFYKADKARTRSKSGTGLGLAITKNIIEAHLGEISVKSQIDVGTTFIIELPKLSGEQW; this comes from the coding sequence ATGTTTACTATTGTTTTTCTTGGTGTTTTTGTTGGTAAGTATTTTGATGAGCTATATTATTCCTTTGAGACAAGGAGTCTAGTATCGAAGGCCAATCATATATCAGAAGTGATTGTATTTCGCCAGGATAAGAAACTAGCTTCTGAGATTACGTGGGAAATTGCTAGGGAAGCAAAAGCTTCTGTCTTTATAGAAACGCAATGGGAATTTATCGGTTCTGTGGATACGGGTGTTAATTTAGAAGAGATTCCAGAAGAAGTTAAGCTCTCGCCGACAGATATCGAACGGATATATCAAGGACAGGTAGTTGTAAGACGTGGATTTCTCCAAGATCAACAGTCGGAGATTTTAGCTGTCGGAGTTCCTTTGGTGAATCAAAGGCGTGAAATTTTTGGTGCTGTAACGTTATACAAGCCAACACAACAAATTTCAGAAATCATTAACCAGGCGGAGATGTTGATTGTATACACTGCTACAATTGCTCTGCTTCTTAGTATTGTACTAGCAATCTATTTATCCAAGCGGATATCCGATCCACTACTACAAATGAATGATGTTGCAAGGAATATGGCAGAGGGTAAATTTAACCGCCAAATTCACGTGAAAACGGACGATGAGATAGGGACGTTAGGTCATTCGATGAATGTTCTTGCTCTTGAATTAGATAGTTCTATTCAGGCGTTAAATAAAGAGAAAGAACAATTAAATAGTATTCTATCATCGATGTCAGATTCGGTAATGACCATTAGTAAGGATAAGAAAATCATAATATCTAACCCACCAGCTACCAAACTCTTAAAGCAATGGGTAATGAACTACCGTACAGGACAACAGTATTATATTGATAGGCTTCCGAAGGAACTTGCCGACATGATTGTAGAAGCTTTCAATAAGGAAGAAGAGTTAAATCATGATGTGAATATACTAGGAAGAACATACGCTGTCGCAGTCGACCCACTATATCAGAATTCTAAGCAAATTAATGGAATCGTTGCGGTATTAAGGGATGTAACGGAAGAGAAGAGAATGGATAAGCTTCGTAAAGACTTTGTAGCGAATGTTTCCCACGAGTTACGTACGCCGTTAGCGATGCTTCAAGGTTATAGTGAAGCATTATTAGACGATATAGCAGAGGATCCCAAGACGCGCAAAGAATTAGCAGAAGTAATTAATGATGAGGCGCTTAGGATGAAACGCTTAGTCAACGATTTATTAGATCTTGCAAAATTAGAGGCCAGACAAATTGAATTAGATAAAACAACAATTGAAATGAGGGAAGTCTTAGATTCATTGTTAAAAAAATATACCCGTTTACATCCGAATAAAGAATTTGCATTTCAAACGAGTGGCCATGATATTTACTGTTATGTGGATATTGCACGTATAGAACAAGTGTTGATTAACTTAATCGATAACGCGGTTCGTCACACGGGTGATCATGGGAAAATCACCGTCGAATTATTTCAAAATGATATGGTTACGATTACGGTGCAGGATAATGGTTTTGGTATTCCAGAAGAAGATTTACCTTTTATATTTGAAAGATTTTATAAGGCAGATAAAGCGAGAACGCGTTCGAAATCTGGAACCGGTTTGGGATTAGCGATTACCAAAAATATCATTGAGGCTCATCTTGGTGAGATAAGTGTAAAGAGTCAAATAGATGTAGGCACAACATTTATCATAGAATTACCGAAGTTAAGTGGCGAACAATGGTAG
- a CDS encoding histidinol-phosphatase — translation MITLLTDYHVHIEQGKYDLEWLRKFVNKAKEQGIDDLGISEHAYRFKETKDILFNPWVEKRQTESIEEYLHLLFSAREQGMPIKIGIEMDYIPGKEDVTKLFLDQYQWDYVIGSIHWIDQWGFDLSEMKEEWNKRDVTEVYITYFQNLKKMVDSKLFDIVGHFDVIKIFGHVPEMREELLVVIDDVIQSIKQNNMVVEVSTAGFRKPVKEIYPKPQWLEKFFANEIPICLCSDAHAPNDVGSGYSDALQIISEIGYKQLAVFEQRNFQLKDIKS, via the coding sequence GTGATTACGCTGCTAACGGACTATCATGTGCATATAGAACAAGGGAAATATGACTTAGAGTGGTTGCGGAAGTTTGTAAATAAAGCCAAGGAGCAAGGGATTGATGATCTTGGTATAAGCGAGCATGCATACAGGTTTAAAGAGACTAAGGACATTCTATTTAACCCATGGGTCGAAAAGCGACAAACCGAAAGTATTGAAGAATATTTACATCTGCTTTTTTCAGCTAGAGAACAAGGGATGCCTATAAAAATTGGCATTGAGATGGATTATATTCCTGGTAAAGAGGATGTAACGAAATTGTTTCTTGATCAATATCAATGGGATTATGTCATTGGCTCTATTCATTGGATTGATCAATGGGGCTTTGATTTAAGTGAAATGAAAGAAGAATGGAATAAGCGCGATGTAACGGAAGTTTATATCACATATTTCCAAAACCTAAAGAAGATGGTAGATAGTAAACTGTTTGATATAGTAGGGCATTTTGATGTGATTAAGATTTTTGGCCATGTACCTGAAATGCGAGAAGAGTTACTCGTTGTCATTGACGATGTGATTCAAAGTATTAAGCAAAATAATATGGTTGTAGAAGTAAGTACTGCGGGATTTAGAAAACCAGTAAAAGAGATTTATCCGAAACCACAATGGCTTGAAAAGTTTTTTGCTAATGAAATTCCGATTTGTTTATGCTCGGATGCACACGCTCCTAATGATGTGGGAAGCGGATACTCAGATGCATTACAAATCATATCAGAGATAGGATATAAGCAACTAGCAGTATTTGAACAACGCAACTTTCAGCTGAAGGATATTAAATCTTAA